Proteins encoded together in one Deinococcus metalli window:
- a CDS encoding M42 family metallopeptidase, giving the protein MSTLDLPFTLDVLVRLLDTPSPTGFTQEAVALIEDELRALGITPTRTRKGALTWELPGTGERHVTFSGHVDTLGAMVKFIKRSGRVTLSALGGYDWATVEGEDVRVHTQSGRVVTGTVVNVRQSTHVHGAALRTLQREQSVMEVRLDEPTWTADDTRALGVAVGDFVSFDARPRVTPAGYVKARHLDNKAAVAVFLGVTRALLAGPPAHTAAFHVTTYEEVGHGAATGIPPHTDELVAVDMAAVGEGQQSSEHHVTLCVADSGGPYDHALGNRLRAAARAAGLELRVDLYPFYSSDGTAAWRAGGDYPVALIGPGVDASHAYERTHTDALAATGALMLAYLRGEG; this is encoded by the coding sequence GTGAGCACGCTCGACCTGCCGTTCACGCTGGACGTCCTCGTGCGGCTGCTGGATACGCCCAGCCCGACCGGCTTCACGCAGGAGGCGGTGGCGCTGATCGAGGACGAGTTGCGGGCGCTGGGGATCACGCCCACGCGCACGCGCAAGGGCGCGCTGACGTGGGAACTGCCCGGCACCGGCGAGCGTCACGTGACCTTCAGCGGGCACGTGGACACGCTGGGCGCGATGGTGAAGTTCATCAAGCGCAGCGGCCGCGTGACGCTCTCGGCGCTGGGCGGTTACGACTGGGCGACCGTGGAGGGCGAGGACGTGCGCGTGCACACCCAGTCGGGCCGGGTGGTCACGGGCACGGTCGTGAATGTCCGGCAGAGCACGCATGTGCACGGCGCGGCGCTGCGCACTCTGCAACGCGAGCAGTCCGTCATGGAGGTCCGGCTGGACGAGCCCACGTGGACCGCGGACGACACGCGGGCGCTGGGCGTGGCGGTGGGCGACTTCGTGAGCTTCGACGCGCGGCCGCGCGTGACCCCGGCCGGGTACGTCAAGGCCCGGCACCTCGACAACAAGGCGGCGGTGGCGGTGTTCCTGGGCGTGACGCGGGCGCTGCTGGCCGGTCCGCCCGCGCACACGGCCGCGTTCCACGTGACCACCTATGAGGAGGTGGGGCACGGCGCGGCGACCGGCATCCCCCCGCATACCGACGAGCTGGTCGCGGTGGACATGGCGGCGGTGGGCGAGGGCCAGCAGAGCAGCGAGCACCACGTGACGCTATGCGTGGCCGACAGCGGTGGGCCGTACGACCACGCCCTGGGCAACCGCCTGCGCGCCGCGGCCCGCGCGGCCGGGCTGGAGCTGCGGGTCGACCTGTATCCCTTCTACTCGTCGGACGGCACGGCCGCGTGGCGGGCCGGCGGGGATTACCCCGTGGCGCTGATCGGGCCGGGCGTGGACGCCAGCCACGCCTACGAGCGCACGCACACGGACGCGCTGGCGGCCACGGGCGCGCTGATGCTCGCGTACCTGCGCGGCGAGGGCTGA
- the pgeF gene encoding peptidoglycan editing factor PgeF, with protein MPGDTTHLMLLRAPHLTAPHAFTTRVGGVSVGAFRGLNLDDRQDDPGAVAENRARLAGTLGFGTSAYARLDQVHGTRVVTVDAPGVWQGDALVTATPGVLLAIGTADCYPLLLHDDRAGVVGAAHAGWKGTLGRIAHETVRAMTALGADPAHIHAAVGPGICGERYGVRADLARQFADAGLGDHVIERPEQPHLDLAGANRAVLEGAGVPAANIWVSGRCSTESDFYSYRRDAGVTGRMWAVIGLRPPVTA; from the coding sequence ATGCCGGGGGATACTACACACCTGATGCTGCTGCGCGCCCCCCATCTGACCGCTCCCCACGCGTTCACCACGCGCGTCGGCGGCGTGTCGGTCGGCGCGTTTCGCGGCCTGAACCTCGACGACCGCCAGGACGACCCCGGCGCCGTGGCCGAGAACCGCGCCCGGCTGGCCGGCACGCTGGGCTTCGGAACATCGGCCTACGCGCGCCTGGACCAGGTGCACGGCACGCGCGTCGTGACCGTGGACGCTCCCGGCGTGTGGCAGGGCGACGCTCTGGTCACCGCCACGCCCGGCGTGCTGCTCGCCATCGGCACCGCCGACTGCTACCCGCTGCTGCTGCACGACGACCGTGCGGGCGTGGTGGGCGCCGCGCACGCCGGCTGGAAGGGCACGCTGGGGCGCATCGCGCACGAGACGGTACGTGCTATGACCGCGCTGGGCGCCGACCCGGCACACATCCACGCGGCGGTCGGCCCCGGCATCTGCGGCGAGCGCTACGGTGTCAGAGCCGACCTCGCCCGGCAGTTTGCGGACGCAGGCCTGGGCGACCACGTGATCGAGCGTCCGGAGCAGCCGCATCTCGACCTGGCGGGCGCCAACCGCGCCGTGCTGGAAGGCGCGGGCGTGCCCGCCGCGAACATCTGGGTCAGCGGTCGCTGCTCCACGGAAAGCGACTTCTACTCGTACCGCCGCGACGCCGGCGTGACCGGGCGCATGTGGGCCGTGATCGGCCTGCGCCCGCCGGTGACCGCATGA
- a CDS encoding ester cyclase: MKLDADVTVVSDMIERAFNRGDLSAVDDLLLPAATDHQEAPGVNFPQHLKGVVTMLRTAFPDLHFEIKHIMSSGDVVAMHSVMTGTHLGPLRDLPATRRGVRVRHMHFVRIEQGRGAELWHLWDTPSMMKQLTGPAPTA, from the coding sequence ATGAAGCTGGATGCAGATGTGACCGTCGTGAGCGACATGATCGAGCGGGCCTTCAACCGGGGTGACCTGAGCGCCGTGGACGACCTGCTGCTCCCCGCCGCCACCGACCACCAGGAAGCCCCCGGTGTGAACTTCCCTCAGCATCTCAAGGGCGTCGTCACCATGCTCCGGACGGCCTTTCCCGACCTGCACTTCGAGATCAAGCACATCATGTCCAGCGGCGATGTCGTCGCCATGCACTCGGTCATGACGGGCACCCACCTCGGGCCTCTGCGCGACCTGCCCGCCACCCGGCGCGGCGTGCGCGTCCGGCACATGCACTTCGTGCGCATCGAGCAGGGCCGCGGGGCCGAGCTGTGGCACCTGTGGGACACCCCGTCCATGATGAAACAGCTGACCGGTCCCGCGCCGACCGCGTGA
- a CDS encoding Gfo/Idh/MocA family protein — protein sequence MTAPTKVVSAAIIGAGGISKRHYDGYKQAGVNVVAIVDASEAIRQLREKEWEVRAYASFEELLEHEDVQAVSICTPNAYHAPATIAALDRGIHVLCEKPLSLDLDACDAMIAAARRSGTVLQTGHHLRSNPLARTAKRLIDEGRIGRVAFMRLRQAHDWGGAEQVRGVFGSLAASGGGTLLDNGCHMMDLARYFGGDVRSIYARMATLKFQIEVEDTSVATLDFESGAIASVENAWTATGWEESFFVYGTQGALECSNRLGKARLRFVNREFGYADWGSADETWYDFATVDNAHVRSVVHFIESIEQGTPVVCSGEDGRESVRLVLGAYESARTNLPVPLTLAPQPV from the coding sequence GTGACCGCGCCCACCAAGGTCGTCAGCGCGGCGATCATCGGCGCGGGCGGGATCTCCAAGCGGCACTACGACGGCTACAAGCAGGCGGGCGTGAACGTGGTGGCCATCGTGGACGCCAGCGAGGCGATCCGGCAGCTGCGCGAGAAGGAATGGGAGGTGCGCGCCTACGCCAGCTTCGAGGAGCTGCTCGAGCACGAGGACGTGCAGGCGGTCAGCATCTGCACCCCGAACGCGTACCACGCGCCGGCCACCATCGCCGCGCTCGACCGGGGCATCCACGTGTTGTGCGAGAAGCCGCTGTCGCTGGACCTGGACGCGTGTGACGCCATGATCGCCGCGGCCCGCCGGAGCGGCACGGTGCTGCAGACCGGGCACCACCTGCGCTCCAATCCCCTGGCGCGCACGGCCAAGCGCCTGATCGACGAGGGCCGCATCGGACGCGTGGCGTTCATGCGGCTGCGTCAGGCGCACGACTGGGGCGGCGCGGAGCAGGTGCGCGGCGTGTTCGGCAGCCTCGCGGCGTCCGGCGGCGGCACGCTGCTCGACAACGGCTGCCACATGATGGACCTCGCGCGCTACTTCGGCGGCGACGTGCGCAGCATCTACGCCCGCATGGCCACCCTGAAGTTCCAGATCGAGGTGGAGGACACCAGCGTCGCCACGCTGGACTTCGAGAGCGGGGCCATTGCCAGCGTCGAGAACGCGTGGACGGCCACCGGCTGGGAGGAGAGCTTCTTCGTGTACGGCACGCAGGGCGCGCTGGAGTGCAGCAACCGCCTGGGCAAGGCCCGGCTGCGCTTCGTGAACCGCGAGTTCGGCTACGCCGACTGGGGCTCGGCCGACGAGACGTGGTACGACTTCGCCACGGTGGACAACGCACACGTCCGCAGCGTGGTGCACTTCATCGAGTCCATCGAGCAGGGCACGCCGGTGGTGTGCAGCGGCGAGGACGGCCGCGAGAGCGTGCGACTGGTGCTGGGCGCGTACGAGAGCGCCCGCACGAACCTGCCCGTGCCTCTGACCCTGGCGCCGCAGCCGGTCTGA
- a CDS encoding enoyl-ACP reductase FabI, which produces MSVSVDLSDKTALVMGVANGRSLGWAIAEQLLAAGCRVGFSYQGERLKGELDKLLAGRDGVWSQQADATVEADLAALFARVRDEFGHLDYLVHSIAFAPRTAMEGRFLDTTPEDWNTSLHVSAYTLVAAARHAEPLLRGGASIVSLTYHASQQVVPKYNVMGVAKAALEAATRYLAADLGDREIRVNTISAGPMRTIAARSIPGFGGLYDKGARNAAFGRNATPEEVGKLALFLLSDLGSGVTGQTMYVDAGLSIMTVKED; this is translated from the coding sequence ATGAGTGTCAGCGTAGACCTTTCCGACAAGACGGCCCTGGTGATGGGTGTGGCGAACGGGCGCAGCCTCGGCTGGGCGATCGCGGAGCAGCTGCTGGCCGCCGGGTGCCGGGTGGGCTTCTCGTACCAGGGTGAGCGCCTGAAGGGTGAACTGGACAAGCTGCTCGCCGGCCGCGACGGCGTGTGGTCGCAGCAGGCCGACGCGACCGTCGAGGCCGACCTGGCCGCGCTGTTCGCCCGGGTCAGGGACGAATTCGGGCACCTGGACTACCTCGTGCACTCCATCGCCTTCGCGCCGCGCACCGCCATGGAGGGCCGCTTCCTGGACACCACGCCGGAAGACTGGAACACCTCGCTGCACGTCAGCGCGTACACGCTGGTCGCCGCCGCCCGGCATGCCGAGCCGCTGCTGCGCGGCGGCGCGAGCATCGTGAGCCTGACCTACCACGCGTCGCAGCAGGTCGTGCCCAAGTACAACGTGATGGGTGTGGCCAAGGCCGCGCTGGAAGCCGCGACCCGCTACCTCGCGGCGGATCTGGGGGACCGCGAGATCCGCGTGAACACCATCTCGGCCGGCCCGATGCGGACCATCGCGGCGCGCAGCATCCCGGGCTTCGGCGGGCTGTACGACAAGGGCGCGCGCAACGCGGCGTTCGGCCGCAACGCCACGCCCGAGGAAGTGGGCAAGCTGGCGCTGTTCCTGCTGTCGGACCTCGGCAGCGGCGTGACCGGGCAGACCATGTACGTGGACGCCGGCCTGAGCATCATGACCGTCAAGGAGGACTGA
- a CDS encoding dynamin family protein: MLVSDHVQALLTRERTLLADIQAFLDAQGAPPEAVEHARTAARLLDETFLLVVVGEFNAGKSSFVNALLGAAVLPEGVTPTTDRIYVLVHGEQPGQMEPTRDPFVSRLTYPLPSLEGVALVDTPGTNAIIRQHQALTEGFLPRADLVLFLTSADRPFTESERQFLSLAAKWGRAVIMVVNKADLLETPEQKAQVREFVEIGARGVLGLTPPVLLISARAEQRGGDPGFHALREVLRMRLSETGRTRLKLQGPLGTAAELLGGEDARADAARATLKEDLGILRDLEAQRERHREAMLGELDGQLNRVARLLSEFEVRADRFIDDKLRFSNLRGLLNPRDLEEAFRREAVADLPDAIDRQFGSMIDRFVEANLHFWEDVQAFLIRRQPSNEVARTRFSYDRGALLEGIAGSAREHLELTTEQELGRQLSRDAEDAMKGAVGGLAGGLGIGATLGVLVGASALDFTGGILAGLTLGSLGLFVLPNKRLQAHRQLRDKVAALREALERIVRREYEREQERADARLRDAISPYTRFTEHEQVRLAGAQTRSAALRAELDALKADVGGLG; the protein is encoded by the coding sequence ATGCTCGTCTCCGATCACGTGCAGGCGCTGCTGACCCGCGAGCGCACCCTGCTGGCCGACATCCAGGCGTTCCTGGACGCCCAGGGCGCTCCGCCCGAGGCCGTGGAGCACGCCCGCACCGCCGCCCGCCTGCTCGACGAGACCTTCCTGCTGGTGGTGGTGGGCGAATTCAACGCCGGCAAGAGTTCCTTCGTGAACGCCCTGCTGGGCGCGGCGGTGCTGCCCGAGGGGGTCACGCCCACCACGGACCGTATCTACGTCCTGGTGCACGGCGAGCAGCCCGGCCAGATGGAACCCACGCGCGATCCCTTCGTGAGCCGCCTGACGTACCCGCTGCCCAGCCTGGAGGGCGTGGCGCTGGTGGACACGCCCGGCACGAACGCCATCATCCGCCAGCATCAGGCCCTCACCGAGGGCTTCTTGCCCCGCGCGGACCTCGTGCTGTTCCTGACCAGCGCCGACCGGCCCTTCACGGAGTCCGAACGGCAGTTCCTGAGCCTGGCCGCAAAGTGGGGCCGCGCCGTGATCATGGTGGTGAACAAGGCTGACCTGCTGGAGACCCCCGAACAGAAGGCCCAGGTGCGCGAGTTCGTCGAGATCGGCGCCCGCGGCGTGCTGGGCCTCACGCCGCCGGTGCTGCTGATCTCCGCGCGGGCCGAGCAGAGGGGCGGCGATCCCGGCTTCCACGCCCTGCGCGAGGTGCTGCGCATGCGCCTGTCGGAAACGGGGCGCACCCGCCTGAAACTCCAGGGGCCGCTGGGCACCGCCGCCGAACTGCTGGGCGGCGAGGACGCCCGCGCCGACGCCGCCCGCGCGACCTTGAAAGAGGATCTGGGCATCCTGCGCGACCTGGAAGCGCAGCGCGAACGCCACCGTGAGGCCATGCTGGGCGAACTCGACGGGCAGCTCAACCGCGTCGCCCGCCTGCTCTCCGAGTTCGAGGTGCGCGCCGACCGCTTCATCGACGACAAGCTCAGGTTTTCCAACCTGCGCGGCCTCCTGAATCCCCGCGACCTTGAGGAAGCGTTCCGGCGCGAGGCGGTGGCCGACCTTCCGGACGCCATCGACCGTCAGTTCGGCTCCATGATCGACCGCTTCGTGGAGGCCAACCTGCACTTCTGGGAGGACGTGCAGGCGTTCCTGATCCGCCGCCAGCCGTCCAACGAGGTCGCCCGCACGCGCTTCTCCTACGACCGGGGCGCGCTGCTGGAGGGTATCGCCGGCAGCGCCCGCGAACACCTGGAACTCACCACCGAGCAGGAACTCGGCCGGCAGCTCTCCCGGGACGCCGAGGACGCCATGAAGGGCGCGGTCGGCGGGCTCGCGGGCGGCCTGGGCATCGGCGCGACGCTGGGCGTGCTGGTGGGCGCGTCCGCCCTGGACTTCACGGGCGGTATTCTCGCTGGCCTCACGCTGGGTAGCCTGGGCCTGTTCGTGCTGCCCAACAAACGCCTCCAGGCACACCGGCAGCTGCGAGACAAGGTCGCCGCGCTACGCGAGGCCCTCGAACGCATCGTCCGGCGCGAGTACGAGCGCGAACAGGAACGCGCCGACGCGCGGCTGCGCGACGCGATCAGTCCCTACACCCGCTTCACCGAACACGAGCAGGTGCGGCTGGCCGGCGCGCAGACGCGGTCGGCTGCGCTGCGGGCCGAACTCGACGCGCTGAAGGCGGACGTCGGGGGGCTGGGGTAG
- a CDS encoding TetR/AcrR family transcriptional regulator — protein sequence MTHRQRQAQATRDLIVQAATELFLNTGYAGTTMDAIAQRAGVAVSTVYGAFTNKRTLLAAIREAWHQATGQRDTYRLAGEQPHLTDRLRLAAHATRRQWELGARMMTIYAAAAATDPEAAQELRAALDGRRTNIGRIVGAWAEDAHLNAARFRAAYLALTRAEVYLELVGEFGWTPDDYEAWLLEHLIAEVQGCRTAGGEAASPP from the coding sequence ATGACCCACCGTCAGCGACAGGCCCAGGCCACCCGCGACCTGATCGTGCAGGCGGCCACCGAGCTGTTTCTGAACACGGGCTACGCCGGCACCACCATGGACGCCATCGCCCAGCGCGCCGGCGTGGCCGTGAGCACGGTGTACGGGGCCTTCACCAACAAACGCACCCTGCTCGCGGCCATCCGCGAGGCGTGGCACCAGGCCACCGGTCAGCGCGACACGTACCGCCTGGCCGGCGAGCAGCCCCACCTCACCGACCGGCTGCGGCTCGCCGCGCACGCCACGCGCCGTCAGTGGGAGCTTGGCGCCCGGATGATGACCATCTACGCTGCGGCCGCCGCGACCGACCCCGAGGCGGCTCAGGAACTGCGCGCGGCCCTCGACGGACGGCGCACGAACATCGGCCGGATCGTCGGCGCGTGGGCCGAGGACGCCCACCTCAACGCCGCACGCTTCCGGGCCGCCTACCTGGCCCTGACCCGCGCGGAGGTGTACCTGGAACTCGTCGGCGAGTTCGGCTGGACCCCCGACGACTACGAGGCGTGGCTGCTCGAGCACCTGATCGCCGAGGTGCAGGGATGCCGCACGGCGGGCGGGGAGGCAGCCTCCCCGCCCTGA
- a CDS encoding c-type cytochrome, producing the protein MRPVPLLLPLLLSPLCALAAAPAPDARAAQVQRGEVLYYQACAICHGDRREGLSGPALSGPDFEATFGGGQVAALHTVIAVTMPDERPGSLSAQEALDVTAYLLDTSGLPRPDGELGAASLDALPTRAR; encoded by the coding sequence ATGCGTCCCGTTCCGCTGCTCCTGCCGCTCCTGCTCTCGCCGCTGTGCGCGCTGGCCGCAGCGCCCGCCCCCGACGCCCGCGCGGCCCAGGTCCAGCGCGGCGAGGTGCTGTACTACCAGGCCTGCGCGATCTGCCACGGCGACCGGCGCGAGGGCCTGAGTGGCCCCGCCCTGAGCGGCCCGGATTTTGAGGCGACCTTCGGTGGCGGTCAGGTCGCGGCCCTGCACACCGTGATCGCCGTGACCATGCCCGACGAGCGCCCCGGCAGCCTCAGCGCGCAGGAGGCGCTGGACGTCACGGCCTACCTGCTCGACACGAGCGGCCTGCCCCGCCCGGACGGCGAACTCGGCGCTGCGTCGCTGGACGCGCTCCCCACCCGCGCGCGTTGA
- a CDS encoding ThuA domain-containing protein — protein MTQPTQPRITVWHEYRHEHENPKVAAVYPQGMHVAMADGLKAHGFTDVRTATLDEPEHGLTDEVLSSTDVLLWWGHKAHGDVSDVIAEKVVQRVWDGMGLIVLHSGHFSKPFKRLMGTSCDLKWREATDKERLWVVDPSHPIAHGVGEYLEIEAEEMYGEHFDIPTPDELIFVSWFSGGEVFRSGCTFRRGSGKIFYFRPGHETYPTYFHDGVRQVIANAARWTAPTASAPRAFGNRQPLEALPEPK, from the coding sequence ATGACCCAGCCCACGCAGCCCCGTATTACCGTCTGGCACGAGTACCGCCACGAGCACGAGAACCCCAAGGTGGCCGCCGTCTATCCGCAGGGGATGCACGTGGCAATGGCCGACGGCCTGAAGGCCCACGGCTTCACGGACGTCCGCACCGCGACCCTCGACGAGCCCGAGCACGGTCTGACCGACGAGGTGCTCAGCAGTACCGACGTGCTGCTGTGGTGGGGCCACAAGGCGCACGGCGACGTCAGCGACGTCATTGCCGAGAAGGTCGTGCAGCGCGTGTGGGACGGCATGGGCCTGATCGTGCTGCACTCCGGGCACTTCAGCAAGCCCTTCAAGCGGCTCATGGGCACGTCCTGCGACCTGAAGTGGCGCGAGGCGACCGACAAGGAGCGCCTGTGGGTCGTGGACCCCAGCCACCCCATCGCGCACGGCGTCGGCGAGTACCTCGAGATCGAGGCCGAGGAGATGTACGGCGAGCACTTCGACATCCCCACACCGGACGAGCTGATCTTCGTGAGCTGGTTCTCGGGCGGCGAGGTCTTCCGGTCCGGCTGCACCTTCCGGCGCGGCAGCGGCAAGATCTTCTACTTCCGCCCCGGCCACGAGACCTACCCCACGTACTTCCACGACGGCGTGCGTCAGGTCATTGCCAACGCCGCCCGCTGGACCGCGCCGACCGCCAGCGCGCCGCGCGCCTTCGGCAACCGCCAGCCGCTCGAAGCGTTGCCGGAGCCCAAGTGA
- a CDS encoding IclR family transcriptional regulator — MLSLQKAATILGAFSAEQPEWGVRALAAHLNVPRATAHAYLAGLTEAGFLRRTPAGKYRLSWHLAEMGAQLTAALPWFQEARALITRLALEVRSVAFLCILEGEEVVAAIRERHPDADVDMPLDVYLPATATASGKILYAHAEITPRTFASCTPSSITSLDEWRTEVAKVRKLGYAYSIEEWVTGQCTLGVPYHAPDAHGGGPVVAAIGVQMSAQRYLSEERQVRERVLGIVREAEGL, encoded by the coding sequence GTGCTGTCTCTCCAGAAAGCGGCGACCATCCTCGGGGCCTTCAGCGCCGAGCAGCCCGAGTGGGGCGTGCGCGCCCTGGCCGCGCACCTGAACGTGCCGCGCGCCACCGCCCACGCGTACCTCGCCGGCCTGACCGAGGCCGGGTTCCTGCGCCGCACCCCCGCCGGCAAGTACCGCCTGTCGTGGCACCTCGCAGAGATGGGCGCGCAGCTCACGGCCGCCCTGCCGTGGTTCCAGGAGGCCCGCGCGTTGATCACACGCCTGGCGCTGGAAGTGCGGTCGGTGGCCTTCCTGTGCATCCTGGAAGGCGAGGAGGTCGTCGCCGCGATCCGCGAGCGCCACCCGGACGCGGACGTGGACATGCCGCTGGACGTATACCTTCCCGCGACCGCCACCGCGAGCGGCAAGATCCTGTACGCGCACGCGGAGATCACGCCGCGCACCTTCGCGTCGTGCACGCCCAGCTCGATCACGTCCCTGGACGAGTGGCGCACCGAGGTCGCCAAGGTCCGCAAGCTGGGCTACGCGTACTCGATCGAGGAGTGGGTGACCGGCCAGTGCACACTGGGCGTGCCGTACCACGCGCCGGACGCCCACGGCGGCGGACCGGTCGTCGCAGCGATCGGGGTGCAGATGAGCGCCCAGCGCTACCTCAGCGAGGAGCGTCAGGTGCGTGAGCGCGTGCTGGGCATCGTGCGGGAAGCCGAGGGACTGTAG
- a CDS encoding YqeG family HAD IIIA-type phosphatase, which produces MSLLEPRDVIDHVTDITPGFLGTRGLSGLLIDLDNTLVPYGSYSDAEAAGIIRWARDLQQLGTGLYLLSNATGKRAAYWLERLEFNGVGLAGKPNPRAYRRALRTLGLAPRQVGMVGDQLFTDVLGGNLAGLHTILVRPLQGNALPHTRAARRLERLVLRRYGHDWRT; this is translated from the coding sequence ATGAGCCTGCTGGAGCCGCGCGACGTGATCGACCACGTCACCGACATCACTCCCGGCTTCCTGGGCACGCGCGGCCTGAGCGGCCTGCTGATCGACCTCGACAACACCCTGGTGCCCTACGGCAGTTACTCGGACGCGGAGGCGGCCGGGATCATCCGCTGGGCCCGCGACCTGCAACAGCTCGGCACCGGTCTGTACCTGCTGAGCAACGCCACCGGCAAGCGCGCCGCGTACTGGCTCGAACGCCTGGAGTTCAACGGCGTGGGCCTGGCCGGCAAGCCCAACCCGCGGGCGTACCGCCGCGCCCTGCGGACGCTGGGGCTCGCGCCCCGGCAGGTGGGCATGGTCGGTGACCAGCTGTTCACGGACGTGCTGGGCGGCAACCTGGCGGGCCTGCACACCATCCTGGTGCGGCCCCTGCAGGGCAATGCGCTGCCGCACACCCGCGCCGCCCGCCGCCTCGAGCGCCTCGTGCTGCGCCGCTACGGCCACGACTGGAGAACCTGA